One window of Desulfitibacter sp. BRH_c19 genomic DNA carries:
- a CDS encoding radical SAM protein, translating into MIVSWNSTNQCNMFCDHCYRDAGAKADSELSTQEARKMLDEIAQAGFKIMIFSGGEPLLRNDIVELVQHASSLGLRPVFGTNGSLLTKDLAKQLKDAGAMGIGISLDSMDPEKHDKLRKYKGAWKEAVRGMEICKEVGLRFQIHTTVMDWNKDEIVNLTDFAVKIGAMAHHIFFLVPTGRGANIEQESLRAKEYEDLLNKIQDKSEKVEIEIKPTCAPQFMRIAKQRGQKVRFGRGCLAGTSYCIIGPRGDIQPCAYLNIPIGNVKEKPFNLIWEESDVFKELRTMDYEGGCGVCDFKKICGGCRARAYYYHGSYMAEEPWCLYHGRTGL; encoded by the coding sequence ATGATAGTTTCTTGGAATTCTACAAATCAATGTAATATGTTTTGCGACCACTGCTATAGAGATGCTGGTGCAAAAGCAGATAGCGAGTTGTCAACCCAAGAGGCAAGGAAAATGCTTGATGAGATAGCCCAAGCTGGGTTTAAGATTATGATTTTTAGTGGTGGAGAGCCCCTTTTGAGAAATGATATTGTGGAATTAGTACAACATGCCTCCAGCCTCGGTTTACGTCCGGTTTTTGGAACTAATGGTTCACTTCTTACAAAAGACTTAGCTAAACAATTAAAAGATGCTGGTGCTATGGGCATTGGTATCAGCCTTGATAGTATGGATCCTGAAAAGCATGATAAGCTTCGCAAATATAAAGGTGCATGGAAAGAAGCAGTAAGAGGTATGGAAATCTGTAAAGAAGTAGGCTTGCGATTTCAAATTCATACAACTGTTATGGATTGGAATAAAGATGAAATAGTAAATTTAACTGATTTTGCAGTAAAGATTGGAGCAATGGCACATCATATTTTCTTCCTGGTTCCTACAGGTAGAGGAGCAAATATTGAACAGGAAAGCCTCAGAGCTAAAGAATATGAGGATCTATTAAATAAAATTCAAGATAAATCGGAAAAAGTAGAGATCGAAATAAAACCTACATGTGCTCCCCAATTTATGAGAATAGCTAAACAAAGAGGTCAAAAGGTGAGATTCGGAAGAGGATGCCTAGCAGGTACATCCTATTGCATCATTGGCCCCAGGGGAGATATACAGCCTTGTGCCTATCTTAATATTCCAATAGGTAATGTAAAGGAAAAACCTTTTAATCTCATATGGGAGGAAAGTGACGTTTTCAAGGAGCTACGTACCATGGATTATGAGGGAGGTTGCGGAGTTTGTGATTTTAAAAAGATTTGTGGTGGCTGCCGTGCAAGAGCATATTATTATCATGGAAGCTACATGGCAGAGGAACCCTGGTGTTTATACCATGGGAGGACTGGTTTATAA
- a CDS encoding delta-aminolevulinic acid dehydratase: MIRETSLSVNELILPVFVTHGNKIKNPIKSMPGIFQFSIDELLREVGDATELGILSVIIFGIPTSKDPKGLEAYAEEGIVQQAVLSLKKEFPNLLVITDVCMCEFTDHGHCGIVNQGKILNDPTLSYLAKIALSHCQAGADIVAPSDMMDGRVSAIRKELDVNGFETIPIMSYAAKYASKFYGPFRDAAGSTPQFGDRQSYQMDPANSREAIKEVELDILEGADIVMVKPALAYMDIIKSVKDSFNYPVGAYNVSGEYSMVKAAAAHGWIDEKGVVLETLLGMKRAGAYIILTYHAKDVARWLKEI, encoded by the coding sequence ATGATAAGGGAGACTTCATTATCTGTAAATGAATTGATATTGCCTGTTTTTGTAACTCATGGGAATAAGATAAAGAATCCTATCAAATCTATGCCTGGGATATTCCAATTTTCCATTGATGAACTTTTAAGAGAAGTAGGGGATGCCACAGAATTAGGAATTCTTTCTGTAATTATTTTTGGAATTCCTACTTCAAAAGACCCAAAAGGGTTAGAGGCTTATGCAGAAGAAGGAATAGTTCAACAGGCAGTATTATCTTTAAAAAAAGAGTTTCCTAATTTACTAGTTATTACTGATGTCTGTATGTGTGAATTTACAGACCATGGCCACTGCGGTATTGTTAACCAAGGAAAAATTTTAAATGACCCCACCTTAAGCTATCTTGCCAAAATTGCTCTATCACATTGCCAAGCAGGTGCTGACATAGTTGCTCCTTCTGATATGATGGATGGCAGAGTATCTGCTATACGTAAAGAACTAGATGTTAATGGTTTTGAAACAATACCCATAATGTCCTATGCTGCAAAATATGCTTCAAAGTTCTATGGTCCATTTAGAGATGCTGCCGGATCAACCCCTCAATTTGGAGACAGACAAAGTTATCAAATGGATCCAGCCAATAGCAGAGAAGCAATCAAAGAAGTAGAATTGGATATATTAGAAGGAGCAGATATCGTAATGGTTAAACCTGCTCTTGCTTATATGGACATTATTAAAAGTGTTAAAGATAGTTTTAACTACCCAGTAGGTGCGTATAATGTTAGTGGTGAGTATTCCATGGTAAAAGCTGCTGCTGCCCATGGATGGATAGACGAGAAAGGTGTTGTGCTAGAGACACTATTAGGAATGAAAAGGGCTGGCGCCTATATTATTTTGACTTATCACGCAAAGGATGTGGCCCGTTGGTTAAAAGAAATATAG
- a CDS encoding radical SAM protein has product MISVTKLLLNSEYYGDKLRYVNEARGTQHGTTHGMGPVVVWNCTKTCNLNCIHCYSSSDNKKYDGELTTVDAKKFIDDLADFNVPVILFSGGEPLVRADLLELAAYAKSKGIRSTISTNGTLITPEIAQRIKDIGISYVGISLDGIGDNNDRFRGQKGAFEKALQGIRNCISVGQKVGLRFTINRHNFMELDNIFKLVEKENIPRICFYHLVYSGRANEMIKEDISHEETRQVMDKIIYWTNDFHKRGIPKEILTVDNHCDGIYIYETLKNKDTEHAQRVLELLETNGGNRSGIAIGQVDMYGNVHSDQFTQNHTFGNIKERKFTDIWTDESHHILGGLKNRKSLLKGRCGICSKVNMCNGNFRARAEAVTGDFWETDPACYLTDEEIGLHA; this is encoded by the coding sequence ATGATAAGTGTAACTAAATTGCTATTAAATAGCGAATACTATGGAGATAAATTAAGATATGTAAATGAAGCAAGGGGAACTCAACATGGAACAACCCATGGCATGGGCCCTGTTGTTGTATGGAATTGTACTAAAACCTGTAATTTAAATTGTATTCATTGCTACTCTTCATCTGATAATAAGAAATACGATGGTGAACTAACTACAGTTGATGCGAAAAAATTTATCGATGATTTAGCAGATTTTAATGTTCCTGTCATACTCTTTTCTGGTGGAGAACCTCTTGTTCGTGCAGATTTATTAGAACTCGCTGCCTATGCAAAGAGCAAGGGTATTCGTTCTACTATTTCTACAAACGGAACTCTTATAACACCAGAAATTGCACAAAGAATTAAAGATATAGGTATTAGCTATGTAGGTATTAGCCTTGACGGAATAGGTGACAACAATGACCGCTTCAGGGGTCAAAAAGGTGCCTTTGAAAAGGCCTTGCAAGGAATACGGAATTGTATTTCTGTGGGGCAAAAAGTAGGCTTGCGCTTCACTATTAATAGACATAACTTTATGGAATTAGATAATATTTTTAAGCTTGTAGAAAAAGAAAATATACCACGCATCTGCTTTTATCATTTAGTATATTCTGGAAGAGCTAATGAAATGATTAAGGAAGACATTAGTCATGAAGAAACTAGACAGGTTATGGATAAGATAATCTACTGGACAAATGATTTTCATAAAAGGGGAATTCCAAAAGAGATTTTAACAGTAGATAATCATTGTGATGGGATATATATTTATGAAACTTTAAAAAACAAAGATACAGAACATGCCCAACGTGTTTTAGAGTTATTAGAAACAAACGGTGGAAATCGCTCCGGAATAGCAATTGGGCAGGTAGACATGTATGGCAATGTTCATTCTGACCAATTCACACAGAATCATACTTTTGGAAATATTAAAGAAAGAAAGTTTACGGATATTTGGACCGATGAATCTCATCATATTCTGGGTGGTTTAAAAAATAGAAAGTCTCTATTAAAGGGTAGATGTGGGATTTGTTCAAAGGTTAACATGTGTAATGGAAACTTTAGAGCACGTGCTGAGGCAGTAACAGGAGACTTTTGGGAAACTGATCCTGCCTGCTATTTGACTGATGAAGAAATAGGATTACATGCATAA
- a CDS encoding HemD protein, with amino-acid sequence MKNNRSYVYLVGAGPGDPGLITVKGMACIKKADVIVYDRLVNSRLLEYASKDAELIYVGKSPDRHTLRQEEINSLLVAKASENKIVTRLKGGDPFVFGRGGEEALELVNNNISFEIVPGITSAIAVPAYAGIPVTHRGLTSNLAFITGNEDPTKEDTDIDWQKISTGIGTLVFLMGMANLPKIVQKLIENGRLPETPVALIRWGTLPEQTTITSTLKDIVNKAEESKFKNPAIIIVGEVVSLRDELSWVEKRPLWGQRVLVTRSRNQASVFSEMINDLGGEPIEFPTIDIVPPDDYTPLDMAITRVTEFDWIIFTSVNAVQSFYERLLLNKMDFRQLNGIRICAIGPKTKEALENYGLLVDYVPGEYRAEAIIEKMQSENLNGKKILLPRADIARKILPESLKSLGADVEEVVAYKTVNGDGKVDEVRNLLINNKITIITFTSSSTVKNFVSMFNKDELPKLLQGVKLASIGPITTNTAVELGLDITVEASEYTLDGLLQAILVS; translated from the coding sequence GTGAAAAATAATAGATCTTATGTATATTTAGTTGGTGCTGGGCCAGGAGATCCAGGACTTATAACTGTAAAGGGTATGGCATGTATAAAAAAAGCAGATGTCATAGTATATGATAGGCTTGTTAATTCTAGATTGCTGGAGTATGCATCAAAAGATGCCGAATTAATTTATGTTGGTAAATCTCCAGATAGACACACTCTCCGCCAAGAAGAAATTAATAGTTTATTAGTAGCTAAAGCTAGCGAAAATAAAATTGTCACTCGATTAAAGGGAGGAGATCCCTTTGTTTTTGGTAGAGGTGGGGAAGAGGCACTTGAATTAGTAAATAATAATATTTCTTTTGAAATAGTACCAGGAATAACCTCAGCAATTGCAGTTCCTGCATATGCTGGCATTCCAGTAACCCACAGGGGCTTAACCTCAAATCTAGCATTCATTACAGGTAATGAAGATCCTACAAAAGAAGATACTGATATTGATTGGCAAAAAATAAGTACCGGAATTGGCACCCTTGTATTTTTAATGGGTATGGCAAATCTACCAAAAATTGTTCAAAAACTAATTGAAAATGGAAGATTACCTGAGACACCTGTGGCCTTAATTCGCTGGGGGACTCTTCCGGAACAAACAACAATAACTTCTACATTAAAGGATATTGTAAACAAGGCTGAAGAAAGTAAGTTTAAAAATCCCGCAATAATAATAGTTGGTGAGGTTGTTTCTTTGCGAGATGAGTTAAGTTGGGTAGAAAAAAGGCCTCTATGGGGACAGAGAGTGTTGGTAACCCGTTCACGAAATCAAGCTAGTGTTTTTTCTGAAATGATTAACGATCTTGGTGGTGAACCAATAGAATTTCCCACAATAGATATTGTCCCACCAGATGACTATACCCCTTTAGATATGGCTATAACTAGAGTAACTGAATTTGATTGGATTATTTTTACTAGTGTCAATGCAGTACAATCCTTTTATGAAAGATTACTTCTAAATAAAATGGATTTTCGTCAATTAAACGGCATAAGGATCTGTGCTATTGGACCTAAAACAAAGGAAGCATTAGAGAATTATGGTCTACTTGTAGATTATGTGCCAGGAGAGTATCGAGCAGAAGCTATAATTGAAAAAATGCAGAGTGAAAATTTAAATGGGAAAAAGATTCTACTTCCTAGGGCAGATATAGCGCGCAAAATCTTACCCGAATCACTTAAATCATTAGGGGCAGATGTGGAGGAAGTTGTTGCATATAAGACAGTAAATGGAGATGGAAAAGTAGACGAAGTTAGGAATTTACTAATAAATAATAAAATTACTATAATCACATTTACAAGCTCATCAACAGTAAAAAACTTTGTGAGTATGTTTAATAAAGATGAATTACCTAAGCTTCTTCAAGGTGTAAAACTGGCCTCAATTGGACCTATTACAACAAACACAGCAGTTGAACTAGGACTTGATATAACCGTAGAAGCATCAGAATATACCCTAGATGGACTTTTACAAGCAATTCTAGTATCATAA
- a CDS encoding hydroxymethylbilane synthase has translation MKKEIILGTRDSQLAVWQTNWVLERLKELNPDRKFSLKYIKTQGDKILDVALSKIGDKGLFTKELEVALLQGEIDLAVHSLKDIPTQLPDGCIIGCVTKRENSQDVLISPSGYSLKTLPIRAKIGTSSLRRRSQILYYRNDLVLEDLRGNLNTRLRKMVEEDFAAIVLAAAGVIRMGWEDKISEYIPFEISLPAVGQGSLGIEIRKDDPDTQHVISGLHHEPSSYEVLAERSLLEFLEGGCQIPIGALGKVDGDSISLEAMVASLDGSILIREKIIGSTSLSRDLGIQLAKRLLSKGAGEILKQVRQETDSCEK, from the coding sequence TTGAAGAAAGAGATTATTTTAGGAACCAGGGACAGTCAGCTAGCTGTATGGCAAACGAATTGGGTACTAGAAAGGTTAAAGGAGCTCAATCCTGATAGAAAGTTTTCTTTGAAGTATATTAAGACACAGGGAGATAAAATTCTCGATGTCGCTTTGTCTAAAATCGGTGATAAAGGTCTATTTACAAAAGAATTAGAAGTTGCTCTTCTACAAGGTGAGATTGACTTGGCTGTTCACAGCTTAAAAGATATACCTACACAATTACCAGATGGCTGTATAATAGGTTGTGTTACAAAGCGTGAAAACTCTCAGGATGTTCTAATTTCACCAAGTGGTTATTCCTTAAAAACTCTTCCTATACGTGCAAAAATTGGCACCAGTAGTTTAAGACGTAGATCTCAAATATTATACTATAGAAATGATCTTGTTTTAGAAGACCTACGAGGTAATTTAAACACAAGGTTACGTAAAATGGTTGAGGAAGATTTTGCTGCTATTGTTTTGGCAGCTGCAGGTGTTATTCGTATGGGTTGGGAGGATAAGATAAGTGAATATATTCCATTTGAAATATCACTACCTGCTGTTGGACAGGGTTCCCTTGGTATAGAAATCCGCAAAGATGATCCCGACACACAACATGTAATATCTGGATTACACCATGAACCTTCATCATACGAAGTATTAGCAGAAAGATCCCTATTAGAATTTCTTGAAGGAGGGTGCCAGATTCCAATTGGAGCACTAGGAAAAGTTGATGGTGATTCAATTTCTTTAGAAGCTATGGTAGCTAGCTTAGATGGTAGCATCCTAATTAGAGAAAAGATTATTGGTAGCACTAGTTTGAGTAGAGATTTAGGAATTCAGTTGGCTAAACGTTTATTATCTAAAGGGGCAGGGGAAATTCTAAAACAAGTAAGACAGGAGACTGATTCATGTGAAAAATAA
- a CDS encoding heptaprenyl diphosphate synthase: MLKFDLFEDIRDDLYIVEKEIEKFVQTPSALLTETSSHLLLAGGKRLRPAFALLAGKFHNYSLAKLLPLAIALETIHMATLVHDDVVDASLTRRGKPTVKAQWGDRISLHTGDYLFSKSLVLISEYSDKRISSVLAKVSVQMCQGEIQQLATAYSIDQTIRDYFYKINRKTALLISASCQLGAIAVGAPDSLVKSLSKYGHFLGMAFQITDDILDMTADELELGKPIGSDIRQGIITLPAIQALKKHGHQSRLAELLQKKEKTEEEIQEAIELIKHTGGIEYSFSIARKYLEKAKKELNNLPPVSCRETFEMMADFIYARSY; the protein is encoded by the coding sequence TTGTTAAAATTTGATTTATTTGAAGATATACGAGATGACTTATATATAGTAGAAAAGGAAATTGAGAAATTCGTCCAAACCCCTAGTGCTTTATTGACTGAAACAAGCAGTCATCTTTTACTTGCAGGTGGCAAACGACTTAGGCCAGCCTTTGCACTACTCGCTGGAAAGTTTCATAATTATTCATTAGCAAAGCTTCTTCCTTTAGCTATAGCTTTAGAGACCATTCATATGGCAACCCTAGTTCATGATGATGTAGTCGATGCTTCATTGACCCGCAGAGGTAAGCCTACTGTAAAAGCACAATGGGGAGATAGAATTTCTTTACATACAGGTGATTATTTATTTAGTAAATCGCTAGTTTTGATCTCTGAATATAGTGATAAAAGAATATCCTCTGTTCTTGCTAAAGTAAGTGTGCAGATGTGTCAAGGTGAAATTCAGCAATTGGCTACTGCATATAGTATAGATCAAACTATCCGTGATTACTTTTATAAAATAAATAGAAAAACAGCCTTGTTGATTTCTGCAAGTTGTCAGTTAGGAGCCATTGCAGTAGGTGCACCTGATTCCTTGGTTAAAAGTCTCTCTAAATACGGTCATTTTTTGGGAATGGCATTTCAGATTACCGATGATATTTTAGATATGACTGCTGATGAGTTGGAATTGGGAAAACCAATTGGTAGTGATATAAGACAGGGTATAATAACACTTCCAGCAATTCAAGCTTTAAAAAAACATGGACATCAAAGTAGATTGGCCGAACTTCTTCAGAAAAAAGAAAAAACAGAAGAAGAGATTCAGGAAGCAATTGAACTAATTAAGCATACTGGAGGCATTGAATATTCCTTTTCAATTGCAAGAAAATATCTTGAAAAAGCAAAAAAGGAATTGAATAACCTACCCCCAGTTAGTTGTAGAGAAACTTTTGAAATGATGGCCGACTTCATATATGCAAGGAGTTACTAA
- the sdhB gene encoding succinate dehydrogenase (part of four member succinate dehydrogenase enzyme complex that forms a trimeric complex (trimer of tetramers); SdhA/B are the catalytic subcomplex and can exhibit succinate dehydrogenase activity in the absence of SdhC/D which are the membrane components and form cytochrome b556; SdhC binds ubiquinone; oxidizes succinate to fumarate while reducing ubiquinone to ubiquinol; the catalytic subunits are similar to fumarate reductase), giving the protein MADFIHLKIKRQNGPNEQSYYEEFSVKYRPNMNVVSTLMEIRKYPVNKEGKETTPVVWDCNCLEEVCGACSMIINGIPRQACSALIDTLKQPIELKPLSKFPVIRDLLVNRDSILENFKKVKAWTEIDGSFDLGPGPRFEEATRVEAYKLSLCMSCGCCLEACPNVNTKSQFIGPAALSQVRLFNQMPLGQMTKAKRLESIMTAGGLADCGNSQNCVQVCPKEIPLTSSIARLNRDTILHSLDKWFKK; this is encoded by the coding sequence ATGGCTGATTTCATTCATTTAAAAATAAAAAGACAAAATGGTCCAAATGAACAAAGCTACTATGAGGAGTTCTCTGTAAAGTATCGCCCTAACATGAATGTGGTATCTACTCTTATGGAAATAAGAAAGTATCCGGTAAATAAAGAAGGCAAAGAAACTACACCTGTTGTATGGGATTGTAACTGCCTAGAGGAAGTCTGTGGTGCATGCAGTATGATTATTAATGGCATTCCTAGACAAGCTTGTTCAGCACTAATAGATACATTAAAACAACCAATCGAACTTAAGCCATTAAGCAAATTTCCTGTTATTAGAGATTTATTGGTAAATAGAGATTCTATTCTAGAGAATTTTAAAAAAGTAAAAGCTTGGACCGAAATAGATGGTTCCTTTGATTTAGGTCCTGGTCCAAGGTTCGAAGAAGCAACAAGGGTAGAAGCATATAAGCTTTCTCTGTGTATGTCTTGTGGCTGCTGTCTAGAAGCCTGTCCTAATGTTAATACGAAATCTCAATTCATTGGTCCTGCTGCTTTAAGTCAGGTTAGATTATTTAACCAAATGCCGCTAGGACAAATGACTAAGGCAAAAAGATTAGAGTCGATAATGACAGCGGGTGGCTTAGCAGACTGCGGTAATTCACAAAACTGTGTTCAGGTTTGCCCAAAAGAGATTCCTTTAACCTCGTCAATAGCCAGATTAAATAGAGATACTATTCTTCATTCCTTGGATAAATGGTTTAAGAAGTAA